From a single Arachis hypogaea cultivar Tifrunner chromosome 3, arahy.Tifrunner.gnm2.J5K5, whole genome shotgun sequence genomic region:
- the LOC112789858 gene encoding OPA3-like protein — protein MVVLPVVKLGTLLLKTACKPIATRLKKEASYHPRFRNLIINIAQVNHRFTTTVQRRIYGHSTDVAIRPLDEEKAVQAAADLLGEIFVFSVAGAAVIFEVQRSSRSEARKEELRRQEIEAIKTKNEELAREVEQLGHKLEELEHLARGRGLSGILHFRNTQSGASPDKKPKSD, from the exons atgGTGGTGCTGCCAGTGGTGAAGCTCGGAACTCTTCTTTTAAAAACAGCGTGCAAACCCATTGCCACCAGGCTCAAGAAAGAAGCTAGCTACCACCCTCGGTTCCGTAACCTCATCATCAACATTGCCCAG GTGAATCATAGGTTTACGACAACAGTGCAGAGGCGCATTTATGGTCATTCAACTGATGTTGCGATCCGGCCACTGGATGAGGAGAAAGCCGTGCAAGCCGCAGCCGATCTTCTTGGCGAGATCTTCGTCTTCTCT GTTGCTGGAGCTGCTGTaatctttgaggtgcaaagaAGCTCTAGATCAGAAGCCAGAAAGGAAGAATTACGTAGACAGGAGATAGAG GCAATAAAAACAAAGAATGAAGAGTTGGCTAGAGAAGTTGAACAACTTGGACACAAGCTTGAAGAGCTAGAACATCTTGCTAGAGGACGAGGTCTTTCGGGAATTCTGCACTTCAGGAACACTCAATCCGGTGCCAGTCCAGACAAAAAACCAAAATCCGATTGA